The following proteins are co-located in the Pseudoalteromonas sp. N1230-9 genome:
- a CDS encoding M3 family metallopeptidase: MHKTLIATTIASALLLSACSSQQADTQTQVDTAAETQTANVTNVLFKPSPLQYMAPEFDKISTKDYEPAFEAGIAQQKAEIAKIANNPEPATFENTLVAMELSGELLGRTSAAFFNLSGLISDSEYQRIAAKMAPIMSAHTDDIYLNKALFARVQSIYDDKSSLNAEDQRLVDFYYKKFVNAGAKLNETEKAKMREINAELAKLSTEFSQNILKSFKEDVILVKDKSELAGLSEGEIASLAAAAQKAGKEGYMITLVNTTRQPILQSLENRKLREKVWTTSATRAQATNSPIIIKETKLRAEKAALLGYKDWASYVMTTRMAQTTENVYGILDDLAPKAVAKAEAEAEQIQQVIKKSGKNFALQPWDWAFYAEKVRQEKYDLDPALVKPYFEMQSVIHDGLFFAMNKLYGITFKERTDLPVYHEDVMVFEVFNEDGSAIGLFYMDPYAREGKRGGAWMSSYVSQSGLKDTMPVIYNAQNIPKPADGQPTLMTFSEVTTMFHEFGHAAHGLFSDVKYPSLAGTATARDFVEFPSQANEDWNIEPTVLANYAKHYKTGEPIPKALLAKVLESQKFNQGFDTTEYLAAALLDMEWHSFGVDADITDVQKFEHDALDKHGIAYYPVPPRYKSCYFSHTFAGGYSAGYYAYLWTEVFAADAFAHMTEEGGLTRENGDNFRKEVLSKGNSRDLMQSYIEFRGQKPTTDALLKRRGLVE, encoded by the coding sequence ATGCATAAGACCCTAATAGCAACAACGATTGCTAGTGCACTTTTACTTTCAGCTTGTAGTTCACAGCAAGCTGACACACAAACTCAAGTTGACACTGCTGCTGAAACACAAACAGCTAATGTTACCAACGTTCTTTTCAAGCCAAGCCCTTTACAATACATGGCTCCTGAGTTTGATAAAATTTCAACCAAAGACTACGAGCCAGCATTTGAAGCGGGTATTGCACAGCAAAAAGCTGAAATTGCAAAGATCGCAAACAACCCTGAGCCTGCAACATTTGAAAATACCCTTGTTGCAATGGAACTATCTGGTGAGCTACTAGGCCGCACTTCTGCGGCATTTTTTAATTTATCAGGTTTGATCTCTGACAGTGAGTATCAACGAATCGCCGCTAAAATGGCGCCTATTATGTCTGCTCATACTGATGATATTTACCTAAACAAAGCCTTATTCGCTCGTGTGCAAAGTATCTACGACGACAAATCATCTTTAAATGCTGAAGATCAACGCCTTGTCGATTTTTACTATAAAAAGTTTGTTAACGCGGGTGCAAAGCTTAACGAAACTGAAAAAGCAAAAATGCGTGAAATCAACGCAGAACTTGCCAAACTTTCAACAGAGTTTTCACAAAATATCTTAAAATCATTCAAAGAAGATGTGATTTTAGTAAAAGATAAAAGCGAGCTGGCTGGTTTGTCTGAAGGTGAAATAGCAAGCCTTGCAGCTGCGGCACAAAAAGCTGGTAAAGAAGGTTACATGATCACGCTTGTCAACACGACTCGCCAGCCTATCTTACAAAGCCTTGAAAACCGCAAGCTACGTGAAAAAGTATGGACCACTTCTGCAACTCGCGCACAAGCAACTAATAGCCCAATCATCATTAAAGAGACTAAACTACGCGCAGAAAAAGCAGCATTACTGGGTTACAAAGACTGGGCTTCGTATGTGATGACAACACGTATGGCGCAAACAACAGAAAACGTTTACGGCATTCTTGATGACTTAGCACCAAAAGCGGTTGCCAAAGCAGAAGCTGAAGCAGAACAAATCCAGCAAGTAATTAAAAAGTCTGGCAAAAACTTTGCTCTGCAACCGTGGGATTGGGCATTCTATGCTGAAAAAGTACGTCAGGAAAAATACGACTTAGACCCTGCATTAGTTAAGCCTTACTTTGAAATGCAATCAGTGATCCACGACGGCCTATTTTTTGCGATGAATAAACTGTACGGCATTACCTTTAAAGAGCGTACAGACTTACCTGTTTATCATGAAGACGTAATGGTATTTGAAGTATTTAACGAAGATGGCAGCGCTATCGGCCTATTCTACATGGACCCTTACGCACGTGAAGGCAAACGCGGCGGTGCATGGATGAGCTCTTATGTCAGCCAAAGCGGTCTAAAAGACACCATGCCGGTAATCTACAATGCACAAAACATTCCTAAACCAGCTGACGGCCAACCTACACTCATGACCTTCTCTGAAGTAACAACGATGTTCCATGAATTTGGTCATGCTGCGCACGGTTTATTCTCTGATGTTAAATACCCAAGCTTAGCAGGTACAGCAACTGCTCGTGACTTTGTTGAATTCCCTTCACAAGCAAATGAGGACTGGAACATCGAACCGACTGTACTGGCAAACTATGCCAAGCATTACAAAACAGGTGAGCCAATTCCAAAAGCATTACTTGCAAAAGTACTTGAATCACAAAAGTTCAACCAAGGTTTTGATACAACAGAGTATTTAGCCGCGGCACTGCTTGACATGGAATGGCATTCATTTGGTGTTGATGCTGATATTACAGATGTGCAAAAGTTTGAACATGATGCGTTAGACAAGCACGGTATTGCCTACTACCCGGTACCACCTCGTTATAAGTCTTGCTACTTCAGCCACACATTCGCCGGTGGTTACTCAGCAGGTTATTATGCGTACCTTTGGACTGAAGTATTCGCAGCAGATGCGTTTGCACACATGACAGAAGAAGGTGGCTTAACCCGTGAAAACGGTGATAATTTCCGTAAAGAGGTTTTATCTAAAGGTAATAGCCGCGATTTAATGCAAAGCTACATTGAATTCCGTGGTCAAAAACCAACAACAGACGCACTATTAAAGCGCCGTGGTTTAGTTGAGTAA
- a CDS encoding mechanosensitive ion channel family protein, whose product MTLADLQSVLSFVLFTYNDVQITVLKIIQVPLVLFLMWFVVTWIGRLIKKALLAKNLGPDAVHLFTRIYLVVTIAVLVFTSLEVLNIPLTAFAFVSGAIAIGVGFGAQNIINNFISGWILMWERPIRIGDFLEVGTAKGVVETINTRSTRIRRNDGVHMLVPNSQLLENTVTNWTLIDRNARSSVNVGVAYGSDVVLVEKLIKQILDEHPAILKTPASSVLFDDFADSSLTFSAIFWVCAESEAPLRQVRSELRFSIYKVFAEHDVTIAFPQRDIHIDGEIALKRRSKQK is encoded by the coding sequence ATGACCCTTGCTGATCTGCAATCTGTATTATCGTTTGTATTGTTTACGTATAACGATGTGCAAATTACTGTGCTAAAAATTATTCAAGTGCCTTTGGTGCTTTTTTTAATGTGGTTTGTGGTCACGTGGATTGGTCGATTAATTAAAAAAGCATTACTTGCAAAAAATCTAGGTCCTGATGCTGTTCATTTATTCACCCGTATATATCTTGTCGTTACGATAGCGGTGCTTGTGTTTACCTCACTTGAGGTACTCAATATTCCATTAACAGCGTTTGCTTTTGTCTCTGGTGCAATTGCTATCGGCGTCGGTTTTGGTGCACAAAACATTATTAATAACTTTATTAGTGGTTGGATACTCATGTGGGAGCGACCAATACGTATTGGTGACTTTCTAGAAGTAGGGACTGCGAAAGGGGTTGTTGAAACAATTAACACACGCTCTACACGCATTCGTCGTAACGATGGTGTGCATATGTTAGTGCCTAATAGCCAACTGCTTGAAAATACCGTAACTAACTGGACTCTGATTGATCGTAATGCGCGCTCATCCGTAAATGTCGGTGTTGCTTATGGTTCAGATGTAGTGTTGGTTGAAAAATTGATTAAGCAAATTTTAGATGAGCATCCGGCTATTTTAAAAACACCCGCCTCATCAGTCTTATTTGATGACTTTGCAGATAGCTCATTAACGTTTAGTGCTATCTTTTGGGTATGTGCGGAGTCAGAAGCACCTCTTCGACAGGTACGAAGTGAGTTACGTTTCAGTATATATAAAGTGTTTGCTGAGCACGATGTTACCATCGCATTCCCGCAGCGCGATATTCATATCGATGGCGAAATTGCCTTAAAACGTCGAAGTAAACAAAAATGA
- a CDS encoding HdeD family acid-resistance protein, giving the protein MHISNSLIPHWSSLFIHGVIAIIFGLCGWLAPEASLAVLMFIFAAYFFVDGAIRAWLAFASKKDNPLWWMLLIGGLISIAAALVTLFAPNVTAILMLYFIAAWAIAMGVIEIIIASKLRKEISNEWILIASGVISIIFGAYLMFNPGAGILTLLWLVATYAIVFGTMMVLLAFKLKKLNEQA; this is encoded by the coding sequence ATGCATATTTCAAATTCGTTGATTCCACATTGGTCATCACTATTTATTCATGGCGTGATTGCGATAATCTTCGGGCTTTGTGGCTGGCTTGCACCCGAGGCATCACTTGCTGTGTTGATGTTTATTTTTGCTGCTTATTTCTTTGTAGATGGCGCAATTCGCGCATGGCTAGCTTTTGCTTCTAAAAAAGACAATCCATTATGGTGGATGCTACTTATTGGCGGCCTTATCTCGATTGCTGCGGCATTAGTCACTTTGTTTGCGCCCAATGTCACCGCTATTTTAATGTTATATTTTATTGCTGCATGGGCTATCGCAATGGGGGTAATTGAAATCATTATCGCCAGTAAGCTTCGCAAAGAAATCAGTAATGAGTGGATTTTAATTGCCAGTGGTGTCATATCCATCATTTTTGGTGCTTACTTAATGTTTAACCCTGGAGCAGGTATCCTAACCTTACTTTGGTTAGTAGCAACTTACGCCATTGTGTTTGGCACTATGATGGTACTGCTCGCATTTAAGCTTAAAAAACTAAATGAACAAGCGTAA
- a CDS encoding mechanosensitive ion channel family protein, with protein sequence MSSPEVTVKSLIDKDDKEKADEKKEVASAEVGSSLTSLQIDETSFFDEFNRITPRNTMYGFLTAARARDFELASHYLDYRNLPQDVAAIGQMKLAENLSLILDRTLWVDIDNLSNNPDGKKNEAVPSYRDLVGEISTSQGKVQILLQRVPNKEGTQTIWKISNATVSKIPLLIEEYGYNRIGEWLYQSLPSFEFLGVMLWQWVYFACSFVFFVLVAIVLTRLLSFVLVHLKFPIQQDIVGFINGPICLLIAVIMSRSLSDESNVTIAFLAVIHGATVLLLAWTWVFIRIVDIAKHRLSQRFIRQDKPHAVFLLRPVSNVIKTSIVIIMLFVWFENLGFNATTLLAGLGIGGLAIALAAQKTVENIIAAITLYTSAPVRIGNLCKFDNHLGTIEEIGLRATRIRTLDRSVIYVANAKFVDMQLENISERERISYRPKLMLSAKTEQQNLHAFMASVRVLLKEHEHIADEPCRVRFKGFTPWALQIDVLSYVETVDFAFYMEIIEELNMAILGLLNEHNCELAKPEFARVVGS encoded by the coding sequence ATGAGTTCGCCAGAGGTCACTGTAAAGTCACTTATTGATAAAGATGATAAAGAAAAGGCTGATGAAAAAAAAGAAGTGGCCAGTGCAGAGGTAGGGAGCTCACTTACTAGTCTGCAAATTGATGAGACTTCATTTTTCGATGAATTTAATCGAATTACTCCGCGAAATACAATGTATGGCTTTTTAACAGCTGCACGGGCACGCGACTTTGAATTAGCTAGTCACTACCTCGATTATCGTAACTTACCGCAAGATGTTGCTGCCATTGGTCAGATGAAACTGGCTGAAAATCTATCTTTAATTTTAGATAGAACTTTATGGGTTGATATTGATAACCTGAGTAATAATCCTGACGGCAAAAAAAATGAGGCGGTACCAAGTTATCGCGATCTTGTCGGTGAAATTTCCACTTCTCAAGGAAAAGTGCAAATCTTATTACAGCGTGTTCCTAATAAAGAAGGAACGCAAACGATTTGGAAAATTTCCAATGCGACAGTGAGCAAAATACCCTTATTAATTGAAGAGTATGGGTATAACCGCATAGGAGAGTGGCTATATCAGTCTTTACCAAGTTTTGAGTTTTTAGGTGTAATGCTGTGGCAATGGGTCTACTTTGCATGTTCTTTTGTTTTCTTTGTACTTGTCGCAATTGTGTTAACACGGCTTCTTTCTTTTGTTTTAGTACATTTAAAGTTTCCCATACAGCAAGACATTGTTGGTTTTATCAATGGACCAATCTGTTTATTAATAGCAGTAATAATGTCGCGTTCTTTAAGTGATGAGTCTAATGTAACCATTGCTTTTTTGGCCGTAATTCATGGCGCCACGGTGTTGCTTTTAGCATGGACTTGGGTGTTTATACGTATTGTTGATATTGCGAAACATCGCTTGAGCCAGCGCTTTATCCGCCAAGATAAACCTCATGCTGTTTTCTTGCTAAGACCTGTGAGTAACGTCATAAAAACCAGTATCGTGATTATTATGTTATTTGTCTGGTTTGAGAATTTGGGCTTTAACGCGACGACTTTACTTGCTGGTCTGGGTATCGGTGGGCTTGCAATCGCACTTGCTGCACAAAAAACGGTTGAAAATATCATTGCAGCAATCACGCTTTATACATCAGCACCTGTACGAATTGGTAATTTGTGTAAGTTTGACAATCACCTAGGAACAATTGAAGAGATAGGTTTAAGGGCAACACGTATACGCACACTTGACCGCTCGGTAATTTATGTAGCGAATGCTAAGTTTGTGGATATGCAGCTTGAAAATATTTCTGAGCGAGAACGCATTTCATATCGACCTAAGTTAATGCTCAGCGCGAAAACAGAGCAGCAAAACTTACATGCTTTTATGGCGTCTGTTCGTGTACTACTGAAAGAGCATGAACATATTGCCGATGAGCCTTGTCGAGTGCGATTTAAAGGTTTTACGCCTTGGGCTTTACAAATCGATGTACTAAGCTATGTAGAGACAGTCGATTTTGCGTTTTATATGGAAATAATTGAAGAGTTAAATATGGCGATTTTAGGCTTGCTGAACGAACATAATTGTGAATTAGCCAAGCCAGAATTTGCTCGTGTAGTGGGGTCGTAA
- a CDS encoding carboxylate/amino acid/amine transporter, with amino-acid sequence MTYLFAVTLLWAFSFSLIGVYLAGQVDAWFSVLMRIGLATCVFLPFLHWRKTPKALALKLMAIGAVQLGVMYSFYYHSFLYLSVPEVLLFTVMTPLYITLLNDILEKRFNAKFLLAAMLAIVGAVAIRYEGIDENYLFGMLLVQAANICFATGQVTYKRLMQHEHIAHSRVFAWFFIGALIVALVCYGLFGDTSKLPTTTTQWGVLIYLGTIASGLGYFAWNKGATIVNVGALAVMNNLLIPAGIIVNIIIWNRDADILRLSIGAAVILLALIVNQAIVKK; translated from the coding sequence ATGACCTACTTATTTGCTGTTACCCTGCTTTGGGCCTTTTCGTTTAGTCTTATTGGTGTTTATTTAGCAGGACAAGTCGATGCATGGTTTAGTGTGTTAATGCGCATTGGCTTGGCAACTTGCGTATTTTTACCTTTTCTGCACTGGCGTAAAACCCCTAAAGCTTTAGCACTTAAACTGATGGCAATAGGTGCGGTGCAGCTGGGTGTAATGTACAGCTTTTATTACCATTCGTTTTTGTACCTCAGTGTGCCTGAAGTGCTGTTATTCACGGTTATGACACCGCTTTACATCACCTTATTAAACGATATTCTTGAAAAACGCTTCAATGCTAAATTCTTGCTTGCCGCCATGCTGGCCATCGTGGGAGCAGTCGCTATTCGTTACGAAGGCATTGATGAAAACTACCTGTTTGGAATGCTACTTGTGCAGGCTGCCAATATTTGCTTTGCAACAGGACAAGTGACCTATAAACGATTAATGCAACACGAACACATTGCGCATTCTCGTGTCTTCGCATGGTTTTTCATTGGTGCACTCATCGTCGCATTAGTTTGCTATGGTTTATTTGGTGATACCAGTAAGCTCCCTACCACAACCACACAATGGGGTGTCCTGATTTACCTTGGAACAATTGCCTCTGGACTTGGTTATTTTGCATGGAATAAAGGCGCGACTATTGTCAACGTGGGTGCGCTGGCAGTCATGAATAACTTACTAATCCCTGCGGGGATTATCGTCAATATTATTATTTGGAACCGTGATGCCGACATTCTCAGATTAAGTATTGGCGCAGCCGTTATACTGTTAGCTTTGATAGTGAACCAAGCTATTGTGAAAAAATAA